Genomic window (Xenopus laevis strain J_2021 chromosome 3S, Xenopus_laevis_v10.1, whole genome shotgun sequence):
tggaaagagtcagaagaaggtaaatatttcaaaaacgataaaaaaagaaataatgaagaccaactaaaaagttgcttataattagtcattttataacatagttaacgttaacttaaaggtaaaccccCCCTTTAATAGCAGACTGGTGATCCATTGCTTTACATGCGTGTCCTATGGACAATGGTTTTGTGTTGGTAATAACTACAAGTATTATTAGATATTAGGAAATCAAAGGAATGTAATAACTATAATATTATCACATAATGGCCAATCAGAATCGAGCTATGCAACCCCATTGGATCATGTCTTAATGTTGTTGCAGTTGGGCGGGGTAGCAGTGCTGGGCATCGGTATCTGGGTGAAGGTGGACGGAGGCTCCTTTCTTCAGATTCTGGGTTCCGCAGCCCCCCAGCTCATGCAGGTGGTGAATGTGGGGTACTTGTGCATGGCAGTCGGAGGGTTCCTTATACTTATGGGATTCCTTGGCTGCTGTGGGGCTGTAAAGGAGAGCCGCTGCATGTTAATGTTGGTGAGCTATTTCTATATATTATACttgtactgtgcctttaattcCTCTCTTTCACCCCTTTGTATAGATTATATGCTTTCTCATCCTGCTCCATATATCCTCTTCCCTTACTCCTCCTACTGTGTTATATAAACATCTTTGTACCTATCTTTGTACCTATCccttcctattgctccatatacccttTTACTAGAACACCCTGTTAGTGCTCCTAATCCAATTTGtaacacactatatatatatatatatatatatatatatatatatatatatatatatatatatatatatatatatatatatatatatatatatatatactcattttCCTTTCCTGCAGTTCTTCATTATCATCctcattatttttattgctgaAGTGGCAGGAGCTGTAGTAGTGCTGGCATTCTCCTCTTTGGTAAGTATTGTCCCTCCTAAAACCAATCACTAAGTGCCTTCAGCGCTTAGTGAGGGCAAAGTTTCAGggtgcagagcttacactctaatgtatAGACGGATACAGATCAATATAGGGGGAAGAAAtcattgggagaagggaatcctggCCTGCAGAGCTTATACTTTAATATaaagagggacacagatacaatatagGGGGAAGAAACCATTGGGAGAAGCCAATCCTGGcctgcagagcttgcactctaatgtACAgggggacacagatacaatatagCGGGAAGAAAACTTTAGGAGAAGGCAATCCTGGCCtgcagagcttgcagtctaatgtacagagggacacagatacaatatagGGGGAAGAAACCATTAggagaagggaatcctgccctgcgGAGcatacactctaatatacagagggtcacatatacaaaacagaaagagggaaccattgggagaagggaatcctggcctgcagagcttacactctaatatacagagggacacagatacaatatagGGGGAAGaaaccattgggagaagggaatcctggcctgcagagcttacactctaatattcAGAGGGTCACAGATACAATAAAGGGAGAaggaaccattgggagaagggaattctgccctgcagagcttacactctaatataaagagggacacagatacaatatagGGGGAAGaaaccattgggagaagggaatcctggCCTGCAGAGATTGCACTCTATAGAGGGAGACAGATATAATACAGGGTGAGGGAGAATTCCATCTGACACTGTTTGGGACGTGTGTATTTCTTCCTCAGTCTCAGATCTTCATTGATTACCTGGGTAACGTGTCTGTGAAATATCTGCATAACGATTATGGTGAAAGTAATGAACTCACCACAATATGGAATGCGACCATGAAAGAGGTGGGTACAGTAATATCCCTATGTTTGTAATGAACATCTGTACTTCtataccatatattatatattgtataatatctataatatctataccctgataatgatctcccctctctgtataatgggactgagtatctatacctgataatgatctcccctctctgtataatgggactgaatatctataccctgataatgatctcccctctctgtataatgggactgagtatctattacctgataatgatctcccctctctgtataaatgggactgagtatctatacctgataatgatctcccctctctgtataatgggactgaatatctataccctgataatgatctccctctctgtataatgggactgagtatctatacctgataatgatctcccctctctgtataatgggactgagtatctatacctgataatgatctcccctctctgtataatggggaCTGAGTACTCTATACCCtggataatgatctcccctctctgtaataatgggactgagtatctatacctgataatgatctccctctctgtataatgggactgagtatcgtatacctgataatgatcttccctctctgtataatgggactgagtatctataccctgataatgatctcccctctctgtataatgggactgaagtatctatacctgataatgatctccctctctgtataatgggactgagtatctataccgtgataatgatctcccctctctgtataatgggactgagtatctataccctgataatgatctcccctctctgtataatgggactgagtatctatacctgataatgatctcctctctctgtataatgggactgagtatctataccctgataatgatctcccctctctgtataatgggactgagtatctataccctgataatgatctcccctctctgtataatgggactgagtatctatacctgataatgatctcccctctctgtataatgggactgagtatctataccctgataatgatctcccctctctgtataatgggactgagtatctataccctgataacgatctcccctctctgtataatgggactgagtatctatacctgataatgatctcccctctctatataatgggactgagtatctatacctgataacgatctcccctctctgtataatgggactgagtatctatacctgataataaTCTCCCCTCtctatataatgggactgagtatctatacctgataatgatctcccctctctgtataatgggactgagtatctataccctgataatgatctcccctctctgtataatgggactgagtatctatacctgataatgatctcccctctctgtataatgggactgagtatctataccctgataatgatctcccctctctatataatgggactgagtatctatacctgataatgatctcccctctctgtataataggACTGAGTAGGTTGGTAGAAGCCAGTGGCAAAGTAGATATTACACTGACTCTTTTACTCTCTCAGTTAAAATGCTGTGGATTCTATGGATATGAGGATTTCACCAACTCTACGTACTATGAGAAGAACCAGCAGTACCCGTCAGTATGCTGTGCCAACAATAGCCCATGCCAGAAGAATAAAATCAGCTCTGAAGTGAAGGTGGGAACCATGGGATTAAGCAATATACACTGTATTGAGGGGTCTGTACCCAGAGAGGGCAAGTTCCTACAGGGTCGAACTGGGTCGTGAGCCCTACAgggccagacctgctccccacgcCCTCCTGAAGGGGAGGTGGGATTATGGTTCATGCAGtccctgtataatatatagcTATTATAGTATATAGCTATGGAGATGCCAGGCAGTAATTAaatgtctatatatatgtatatagctaTACATTGCCCTATATGTGTACCAACTCATTCCTTCATTACAGCCCACGCAGCCATAGATACTACTCCCTGGCATATACGAATGGGTGCCACTGAGTATTTTTCATTGATATACCAAAATCAGTTGGGATTCTGCACGTTAAtagaattaatataataataattaatagctAAATGTATGGATTTGCATGCAGCAGCTTGTAGAGCCAGGTGGAGAGGTCttgtaaccagtagcaaccaatctgattattgcttttattataaaaagtgCAGTGGGTCAGTACAAGTCAaatactgattggttgccataggtcaGGGTTGTTGCCAACTGTATTTCCGGCTGTATAGATACAAATGAATGAGCCCAGTCTCTGTGTCCCACAGGGCTGCCTGGTTGCCTTCGAGCACTTCTTTAGTCACAACGGGAAGATTGTTGGTGGAGTGGCTTTGGGGATCTGCGCTCTTGAGGTAATTCCTGCCTTTCCTATTGTATATACACTGGCACATGgcactagggctgccacctcaaacctttaaaggataagtaaacctttaaaataagtgaatgtaaatttgatgagAGTTATATTCTAAGcacattacattcattatttattatctttatattccaagatattaagggatacatgtactgttaatatgaatgaattttgttataacagtgccacctgctggtcagtttcccaccagtctgaccagcaagtagtcaaggaagttgtcaggagagagaaagaggctgctctgatgttcttctgcttaggaataaaattttggaataaaaacaaaataaataatgaatgttaattacaaaagtgcttggaatagccccctcatcaattttacattcacttactttaaaggtttacttctccATTTACttattcatttagatgcatgctgcagactgaactaatttatgtgcagccatgcatcatgcatctaaatgatttgctaatgcaggctgtgtattccatatgtgttccattttaaaggggtgaggtgacaACCCTACATAGCATCCTACACCACACCCATTGGACACCTTCTTCCCTGGTAATGTCTTTGTCCTTGTGTAATATTTTCTTTCCATTTAACCTTTGCAGCTCGCGGCAATGATCGTCTCCCTCGTGCTTTTCTGCCACATCGGTAACAGCGCGTGATCCCCTCACTAAACATGGCGGCTCCTGTTATAGTGAAAGCCGTGAGCTGGACTCATTGGTGCCAGGCAggcctctgattggctgcttaTTCGCTGTCTATCAACCTCTGATTTCCTTCTATTGGATG
Coding sequences:
- the tspan16.S gene encoding tetraspanin 16 S homeolog, with protein sequence MGCFSFLKTLMFVFNGIIFLGGVAVLGIGIWVKVDGGSFLQILGSAAPQLMQVVNVGYLCMAVGGFLILMGFLGCCGAVKESRCMLMLFFIIILIIFIAEVAGAVVVLAFSSLSQIFIDYLGNVSVKYLHNDYGESNELTTIWNATMKELKCCGFYGYEDFTNSTYYEKNQQYPSVCCANNSPCQKNKISSEVKGCLVAFEHFFSHNGKIVGGVALGICALELAAMIVSLVLFCHIGNSA